Proteins from one Nomia melanderi isolate GNS246 chromosome 3, iyNomMela1, whole genome shotgun sequence genomic window:
- the 7B2 gene encoding secretogranin_V domain-containing protein 7B2 produces MYWTLFFTTVAAAQVTVYLPATIKEEQFLTNNLLREWINQMGDEFAGIADMYMEYQDKPKEIPVELPADFDGMDTLNPNPSIRDQEYLQHSSLWSHQHINNNKEPNGRQRIKPGSIKNMKDEKTENTLPTYCAPPNPCPVGYTSENNCILTFVNTAEFSREYQNAQDCMCDTEHMMHCPVDSTNSNSLPSMHIPSSNFNEIVDQIQAEENPFFRGEKLPIAAKKGINVMY; encoded by the exons ATGTATTGGACTCTATTTTTCACAACAGTTGCTGCTGCTCAAGTAACTGTATATCTACCAGCTACGATTAAG GAGGAGCAATTTCTGACCAACAATTTGCTTCGTGAATGGATCAATCAAATGGGAGACGAATTTGCAGGCATTGCTGACATGTACATGGAATATCAGGATAAACCGAAAGAAATTCCGGTCGAACTGCCGGCCGACTTTGACGGCATGGACACATTGAATCCTAATCCCAGCATTCGCGATCAAGAGTACTTGCAACACAGCTCGTTGTGGAGTCATCagcatataaataataataaagaaccAAATGGTAGGCAAAGAATCAAGCCCGGAAGCATAAAAAACATGAAAGATGAGAAAACTGAAAATACGCTGCCGACATATTGCGCGCCACCGAATCCTTGCCCCGTTGGATATACGA GTGAAAACAACTGCATCTTAACTTTCGTAAATACTGCGGAATTCAGCCGAGAATACCAAAATGCGCAAGACTGCATGTGCGACACAGAACACATGATGCACTGTCCTGTTGATTCTACAAATAGTAACAGTCTACCAAGCATGCACATACCGAGTTCTAACTTCAATGAAATCGTTGATCAAATTCAAGCA gaAGAAAATCCGTTTTTCAGAGGTGAGAAGTTACCTATTGCAGCAAAAAAAGGTATAAATGTGATGTACTAA
- the Trf gene encoding TATA-box binding protein-related factor gives MWIEQFYNSLIVNTYKMTGIMQDDNELKRLLGNPAKNACEEGSMAPPQTTNVPRPSTSQNMNPQLMINPMTPVNSSKEVIEPCLQNVVSTVNLGVELALMYINTRTRNSEYNPARFTGLIMRIRNPRATALIFHSGKLVCTGARCEEDSYLATRKFARIIQKLGFAVKFYNFKIQNIVATCDLKFPIKLENLNHIHGQFSSYEPELYPGLIYRMVSPRVVLLIFVNGKIVLTGAKNRTELQDALNNIYPILKSFRKQ, from the exons ATGTGGAtagaacaattttataattctttaatagTAAATACATACAAAATGACTGGAATTATGCAAGACGACAATGAATTAAAGAGGTTACTAGGTAATCCAGCGAAAAATGCCTGTGAGGAAGGATCAATGGCTCCGCCACAAACg ACCAATGTTCCTCGACCAAGTACATCGCAGAATATGAATCCACAGTTAATGATAAATCCAATGACACCAGTCAATAGTTCAAAAGAAGTCATAGAACCTTGTTTACA GAATGTAGTTTCAACTGTTAATTTAGGTGTAGAATTAGCACTTATGTATATTAATACAAGAACTAGAAACTCTGAATATAATCCAGCAAGGTTTACTGGTTTGATTATGAGGATTCGTAACCCTAGAGCCACTGCACTAATTTTTCATTCTGGAAAATTAGTATGTACTGGTGCCAGATGTGAAGAAGATTCCTATTTGGCGACAAGGAAGTTCGCTCGAATAATTCAGAAATTAGGATTTGCA gtaaaattttataactttaaaatacaaaatatagttGCAACTTGTGACttaaaatttccaattaaattggAAAACTTAAATCACATACATGGTCAGTTCTCTAGTTATGAACCTGAACTTTATCCTGGTCTTATATACAGAATGGTATCACCAAGAGTTGTGCTACTTATATTTGtaaatggaaaaattgtattaacag GAGCAAAGAATCGAACTGAATTACAAGAcgctttaaataatatatatccaattttgaaaagttttagGAAACAGTAA